In Alteribacter lacisalsi, a genomic segment contains:
- a CDS encoding DNA-binding protein, with protein sequence MMEVVQLSTFWLAAGIAVAAYFIGDGMKNFKNPNAKSANPINFMEEDGMEQHKLIKESELPYFTGLSKEDASALIKDHPEIPHIIINHRAYFPREKLRKWLMEAGTR encoded by the coding sequence ATGATGGAAGTTGTACAGCTTTCTACTTTCTGGCTGGCAGCAGGAATCGCTGTCGCCGCTTATTTTATTGGTGACGGCATGAAGAATTTTAAAAATCCGAATGCCAAAAGTGCGAATCCCATAAATTTCATGGAAGAGGATGGAATGGAACAGCACAAGCTCATCAAGGAATCCGAACTTCCCTATTTTACTGGTCTCTCAAAAGAAGACGCCAGTGCCCTTATAAAAGACCATCCCGAGATTCCGCATATTATTATCAACCATCGCGCATATTTTCCAAGAGAAAAACTGCGAAAATGGCTGATGGAAGCAGGCACAAGATAA
- a CDS encoding sigma-70 family RNA polymerase sigma factor, translated as MNEAEYKYDLSKGSAMDEHNKEDIVDHLIDVYGDRILHMAYTYVKNEATAEDLTQDVFIKCYEKLDQFHGRSSLKTWLYCVAANHFRDYLKSWHHRKVSLNEKVLSYFPSQNRNVEETVVARDDEQQLSEAVMALPVKYREVVFLHYYEELPLADVSRMTGVNTNTLKTRLTRARQLLKEMISEEEK; from the coding sequence GTGAACGAAGCGGAATATAAATATGACTTGTCCAAAGGCAGTGCTATGGATGAGCACAACAAAGAAGATATCGTTGATCACCTGATCGACGTTTACGGGGACCGGATCCTGCATATGGCTTATACATACGTGAAAAACGAAGCCACGGCCGAGGATCTGACGCAGGACGTTTTTATAAAATGCTACGAGAAGCTCGATCAGTTTCACGGGAGATCATCGCTGAAAACCTGGCTGTACTGTGTGGCTGCCAATCACTTTCGGGATTATCTGAAAAGCTGGCATCACAGGAAGGTGTCCCTTAACGAAAAGGTGCTTTCCTATTTTCCCTCCCAAAACCGGAATGTGGAGGAGACGGTGGTGGCCCGTGACGATGAACAGCAGCTGTCCGAAGCGGTCATGGCACTGCCTGTGAAATACCGGGAAGTGGTGTTTCTCCATTATTACGAAGAACTGCCGCTGGCAGATGTAAGCCGGATGACAGGCGTGAACACCAACACACTGAAAACCAGGCTCACCCGCGCCCGACAGTTGTTAAAAGAGATGATCAGCGAGGAGGAAAAATGA
- a CDS encoding PadR family transcriptional regulator, translating into MKDPIQNVKSAMTNQVFKNLSFSKKRRQSVNDAIREKKQISGLASWPEDTLAALLNAVKDEAQDGYAISSILFRKQDRTFETKEGELYTLLHLLENKEILRSHWKNDRKYYALTAKGKKYLAASADQSAVDRPVLRKLIEEAAL; encoded by the coding sequence ATGAAGGATCCGATCCAAAATGTAAAAAGCGCGATGACGAATCAGGTGTTTAAAAACCTCAGCTTTTCAAAAAAGAGGAGGCAGAGCGTTAATGATGCGATCCGGGAAAAAAAGCAGATTTCCGGGCTTGCTTCCTGGCCGGAGGATACGCTGGCCGCGTTGTTAAATGCCGTAAAAGACGAGGCTCAAGACGGCTACGCGATTTCAAGCATTCTGTTCCGGAAACAGGACCGTACTTTTGAAACAAAGGAAGGCGAACTTTACACGCTGCTGCACCTGCTCGAGAACAAGGAGATCCTCAGGTCACACTGGAAAAACGACAGGAAATACTACGCCCTTACAGCCAAAGGGAAGAAATACCTTGCTGCGAGCGCAGACCAGAGCGCCGTTGACAGACCGGTTCTGCGGAAGCTGATTGAGGAGGCGGCACTGTGA
- a CDS encoding FtsW/RodA/SpoVE family cell cycle protein produces MSRETFITFLEKVTSRVKARGAHAMIKKELHTHMEELRKSYETRGRSREEAEELAVEQMGNPYTVGDRLNRIHKPRMDWILIALFAMLAGTGLLTGFGAASNLSLPASYFVERQAIWYAIALIFLVSVMFFDYRKLAKWCVSFYGAGLFLLAATSLFGVTMNGAQRWLAVGGLTIDGGMLALLFFLLGWAGMLHRIDLYKSWQWQIGLTAMLWAPAVIYLSMPYIVLAVIYLLFVTAMFLFSGAGRKTILTLGGLNTLAVLIVAAGAYVTVPGARFSHLEGRIGGFLNPNAAADGHGYMYMMVRQALSEAGWFGNGLLDTGHGLPEAHTDLAFVYLVYALGWSFGIFLCLLILAFVWRICRNTFKTPDHFGRLLVIGGAVMFSLPAVWNILMGLGILPIAGVSLPLVSYGGSMLLLYAIVLGLILNVYRKKDIIQPTM; encoded by the coding sequence GTGAGCAGGGAAACCTTTATTACTTTTCTGGAAAAAGTGACGTCCCGCGTGAAAGCCAGGGGCGCGCACGCGATGATAAAAAAAGAGCTCCACACTCATATGGAAGAACTCCGGAAGTCATACGAAACAAGGGGCCGCTCAAGAGAGGAAGCCGAAGAGCTGGCTGTTGAACAGATGGGCAACCCTTACACGGTCGGCGACAGGCTTAACCGGATCCACAAACCTCGGATGGACTGGATTCTCATCGCCCTGTTTGCCATGCTTGCAGGTACCGGGCTCCTTACGGGATTCGGGGCAGCATCCAATCTTTCCCTGCCGGCAAGTTATTTCGTTGAGCGTCAGGCCATCTGGTACGCAATTGCGCTTATATTCCTTGTATCTGTAATGTTCTTTGATTACCGGAAGCTGGCGAAATGGTGTGTTTCGTTTTACGGAGCCGGGCTGTTTCTTCTTGCTGCAACAAGTCTTTTCGGGGTGACTATGAACGGTGCACAGCGGTGGCTCGCAGTTGGAGGATTAACAATTGACGGCGGGATGCTGGCACTGCTGTTTTTCCTTCTCGGCTGGGCAGGAATGCTGCATCGCATCGACCTTTATAAAAGCTGGCAGTGGCAGATAGGATTAACGGCGATGCTGTGGGCGCCGGCAGTAATCTACCTTTCGATGCCCTACATCGTACTTGCCGTTATTTATCTGCTCTTCGTGACAGCCATGTTTCTGTTTTCCGGTGCTGGCCGGAAAACGATCCTGACTCTGGGGGGATTGAATACGCTGGCTGTCCTGATCGTCGCTGCAGGCGCATATGTCACCGTGCCCGGTGCGCGGTTCAGTCATCTGGAAGGACGGATCGGCGGTTTTTTAAATCCCAATGCCGCTGCCGACGGTCACGGGTACATGTATATGATGGTCCGCCAAGCGTTATCTGAAGCGGGCTGGTTCGGAAACGGCCTTCTGGATACCGGCCACGGCCTGCCAGAAGCGCACACTGACCTGGCTTTTGTTTATCTCGTTTATGCCCTTGGCTGGTCGTTCGGCATTTTTCTCTGCTTGCTGATTCTAGCGTTCGTGTGGCGGATCTGCCGCAATACCTTTAAAACCCCGGATCATTTCGGCAGACTTCTCGTGATCGGAGGAGCGGTGATGTTCAGCCTCCCGGCGGTCTGGAACATTCTGATGGGACTCGGGATTCTCCCGATTGCCGGTGTTTCCCTGCCGTTGGTGAGCTACGGAGGCAGCATGCTCCTCCTTTACGCCATTGTCCTCGGGCTCATCCTCAACGTTTACCGTAAAAAAGACATCATCCAACCGACAATGTAA
- a CDS encoding SLC13 family permease: MGRRQIIGLILGPSLFSILYFFPAITGLDDAPRAVLAVTAWVATWWITEAMPIPATSLMPIFLLPLTGGAEEETATMAYTDPIVFMYFGGFTIALAIEKWNLHKRIAMTIISMVGTNSKRIILGVALATALLSMWISNAATALMMLPIALALIADIKEKDFFDDASFHKFAKGLLLTVAYAASIGGLATLIGSVPNAVFAGVSAQILDVRITFADWFLFGFPITVILLTVLYFYMTGWKFKVKQTGNISDDFAKNQIRELGPMSFEEKAVLTIFALTGTLWISSGFLPENIRLSDTTISMVGATAMFLLPSKNAKGGLMKWDDMKNLPWGLLLLFGGGLSLAAAFEESNLTDWFGELLQGLQVLPFILILIVLAAIVLFMTEIMSNTAVSNMLIPISIGLALGIGVEPYGIMAIVALASSCAFMLPISTPPNAAVFSSDYLTIDDMVKAGFWMNIISILVIVMFVYFWQPLVLSP, from the coding sequence ATGGGAAGAAGACAAATAATCGGACTCATACTGGGTCCGTCCTTATTCAGTATTCTTTATTTTTTCCCGGCTATTACCGGTCTTGATGATGCCCCGCGGGCTGTTCTCGCCGTCACAGCGTGGGTGGCAACGTGGTGGATTACGGAAGCGATGCCGATTCCGGCTACGTCCCTTATGCCGATCTTTCTGCTGCCGCTGACCGGTGGTGCGGAGGAAGAAACGGCGACGATGGCGTACACGGATCCGATCGTGTTTATGTACTTCGGCGGTTTCACCATTGCGCTTGCGATCGAAAAGTGGAATCTGCATAAACGGATTGCCATGACCATCATTTCCATGGTTGGGACGAACAGTAAGCGGATTATCCTTGGAGTTGCCCTTGCTACAGCGCTTCTATCCATGTGGATTTCAAACGCCGCAACGGCGCTGATGATGCTTCCGATTGCGCTCGCACTCATTGCCGACATTAAGGAAAAGGACTTTTTCGATGACGCGTCGTTTCACAAGTTTGCGAAAGGGCTCCTGCTGACTGTTGCCTACGCCGCCTCAATCGGGGGACTGGCTACCCTCATCGGTTCGGTACCGAACGCCGTGTTTGCCGGTGTATCCGCGCAGATTCTTGATGTGCGCATCACTTTTGCCGACTGGTTTCTGTTCGGTTTTCCTATTACAGTGATTCTTCTCACCGTGCTGTATTTTTATATGACCGGCTGGAAGTTTAAAGTGAAACAGACGGGGAACATATCCGATGACTTTGCGAAAAATCAGATCCGTGAACTCGGACCGATGTCGTTTGAAGAGAAAGCTGTACTTACGATTTTTGCCCTGACCGGCACGCTCTGGATTTCAAGTGGATTTCTGCCAGAGAACATCCGCCTGTCCGACACGACCATCTCCATGGTCGGTGCCACGGCGATGTTTCTTCTTCCGAGCAAAAATGCCAAAGGTGGGCTGATGAAATGGGATGATATGAAAAATCTTCCCTGGGGTCTGCTGCTTCTGTTCGGGGGCGGATTGTCTCTTGCTGCTGCCTTTGAAGAATCAAATCTCACAGACTGGTTCGGGGAACTGCTCCAGGGGCTACAGGTGCTGCCGTTCATTCTCATTCTGATTGTGCTTGCAGCCATCGTCCTGTTTATGACAGAAATTATGTCCAACACTGCCGTTTCCAACATGCTCATTCCGATCAGTATCGGACTGGCTCTCGGTATTGGCGTTGAACCTTATGGGATCATGGCCATCGTGGCGCTTGCTTCCTCGTGTGCGTTCATGCTGCCAATCTCCACACCGCCGAACGCCGCAGTTTTCAGTTCTGATTATCTGACCATTGACGATATGGTCAAAGCCGGATTCTGGATGAACATTATCTCGATTCTCGTGATCGTCATGTTCGTTTACTTCTGGCAGCCGCTCGTCCTGAGCCCGTAA
- a CDS encoding serine hydrolase domain-containing protein, translating to MLKNKIKHICMKTGFSGVIYAKNNDVALIEQAFGYADRPEKRKNRMNTRFGIASGCKLFTAIAICRLVEEGHLSFGTRLTDCLKNEFPHFDPAITVHHLLTHTSGVPDYFDEAMMDDFEDLWKMQPMYHLRTPRDFLPLFQNQKMMFAPGERFHYNNAGYILLGLIVEAHSGMSFDQFVEKEVFKPCSMHDSGYFSFDRLPGNTAIGYIDEENGSWRTNQYALPVKGGPDGGAFVTAGDMIKLWDSLLSLRLLSKKMTRTLMSPHTETGEGDYYGYGMWIGNRNGEIGIYHVMGYDPGVSFASAYYPAAEVTAVIPSNQSSGPHNILRILETEIL from the coding sequence ATGCTGAAAAATAAAATAAAGCACATATGCATGAAAACCGGCTTTTCAGGCGTGATTTATGCGAAAAACAATGATGTCGCTTTGATTGAGCAAGCGTTTGGGTATGCAGACAGACCTGAGAAAAGGAAAAACCGGATGAACACCCGCTTTGGGATTGCCTCAGGATGTAAACTTTTTACGGCGATCGCTATCTGCCGGCTGGTAGAGGAAGGCCATCTGTCATTCGGCACAAGGCTCACCGACTGTCTGAAAAATGAATTTCCTCACTTTGACCCGGCAATCACGGTACACCACCTGTTAACTCATACTTCCGGTGTGCCAGATTACTTTGATGAAGCGATGATGGATGATTTTGAAGATCTCTGGAAAATGCAGCCCATGTATCACCTGCGAACACCACGTGATTTCCTCCCATTGTTTCAAAATCAGAAGATGATGTTTGCCCCTGGTGAACGGTTCCATTACAATAACGCGGGCTACATTCTTCTTGGTCTGATTGTGGAAGCCCACTCAGGCATGTCGTTTGATCAGTTCGTGGAAAAAGAAGTATTCAAACCATGCAGCATGCACGATTCCGGCTATTTTTCCTTTGATCGCCTGCCAGGAAACACAGCCATCGGCTATATCGATGAAGAAAACGGCAGCTGGAGAACGAACCAGTATGCCCTGCCCGTAAAAGGCGGGCCTGACGGAGGGGCATTCGTAACCGCAGGAGATATGATAAAGCTCTGGGACAGCCTCCTCAGCTTAAGACTTCTTAGTAAAAAGATGACTCGGACCCTTATGTCGCCCCACACCGAAACAGGAGAAGGAGATTATTACGGATACGGGATGTGGATCGGTAACCGGAACGGTGAAATTGGCATTTATCACGTGATGGGCTACGATCCCGGTGTAAGTTTTGCGTCGGCTTATTATCCCGCTGCAGAAGTTACAGCTGTGATCCCTTCAAACCAGTCATCAGGGCCTCATAACATTCTCAGAATCCTGGAAACTGAGATATTGTAA
- a CDS encoding glutathione peroxidase, with amino-acid sequence MTDTVHDFTVKKPNGEEVSLEAYKGKPMVIVNTATKCGLSGQFRELERLHQTYGEDGLAVLGFPCNQFMKQEPVSDEEMTETCEINFGVTFPLFAKIKVNGEEAHPLYKHLKNAEKGLLSSEIKWNFTKFLVDGDGNVVKRYSPQTSPKKMEEDIQKYL; translated from the coding sequence ATGACAGATACTGTACATGATTTCACGGTAAAGAAGCCGAATGGGGAGGAAGTCTCTCTTGAGGCATACAAAGGAAAGCCGATGGTAATTGTGAATACGGCAACCAAATGCGGACTGTCCGGGCAGTTCAGGGAACTCGAACGTCTGCACCAGACATATGGCGAGGATGGCCTCGCCGTCCTCGGTTTTCCATGCAACCAGTTCATGAAACAGGAACCGGTGTCCGATGAGGAGATGACCGAAACGTGCGAGATAAACTTCGGCGTCACATTCCCGCTTTTTGCAAAAATAAAAGTGAATGGGGAAGAGGCCCATCCCCTTTACAAACATCTGAAAAACGCTGAAAAAGGCCTGCTCAGTTCGGAAATCAAGTGGAATTTCACGAAATTCCTCGTGGACGGTGATGGGAACGTGGTCAAACGCTATTCCCCGCAGACGTCTCCCAAGAAAATGGAAGAAGATATTCAGAAGTATCTATAA
- a CDS encoding MBL fold metallo-hydrolase, translating to MEQKLISLSKAISYLTPVGPTDRPILMSVSGDRHTLMIDGGNSEAHAKLFLEKLHEAGKPQPTLAAVTHWHWDHVFGLSALSVPVISSVDTRREMEKLAVYSWDDAALDQRVNEGIEIPFCANAIREEFPGERDMTIVLPDITFEDELTIDLGGLTCVLKQVGGDHAPDGIVVYIKEERVLFLADAIVPDLYAPSWRFTARETLSLLDKIEAFDAQTYVISHWKAITRQEYVKEADLLRTLAFLVSEHEGDLDHILKELEAHKGEPLEMEEAETADYFVNGYRD from the coding sequence ATGGAACAGAAGCTCATTTCTTTATCGAAAGCCATTTCCTATTTAACGCCTGTAGGACCAACGGACAGGCCGATTCTCATGTCCGTTTCAGGTGACAGACATACATTGATGATCGACGGCGGCAATTCGGAGGCACACGCAAAGCTGTTTCTTGAAAAACTGCACGAAGCAGGGAAGCCGCAGCCCACGCTTGCCGCTGTGACCCACTGGCACTGGGATCACGTTTTCGGACTGTCCGCTCTTTCCGTCCCTGTGATCTCTTCTGTGGACACACGACGGGAGATGGAAAAACTGGCCGTGTACAGCTGGGACGATGCTGCGCTGGACCAGCGGGTGAATGAAGGGATCGAAATCCCGTTCTGCGCAAACGCGATCCGGGAGGAATTTCCCGGGGAACGTGACATGACAATTGTGCTGCCGGATATTACATTCGAGGACGAGCTCACGATTGATCTCGGCGGTCTTACCTGTGTTCTAAAACAGGTTGGCGGCGATCACGCCCCTGACGGAATCGTTGTCTACATCAAAGAGGAACGGGTTCTTTTTCTGGCAGATGCGATCGTCCCTGATCTTTACGCGCCTTCCTGGCGTTTTACTGCCCGCGAAACGCTTTCGCTTCTGGACAAAATTGAAGCGTTTGACGCGCAAACGTATGTGATTTCACACTGGAAAGCCATCACAAGACAGGAATACGTGAAAGAGGCAGACCTTTTAAGGACGCTTGCCTTTCTTGTATCGGAGCACGAGGGTGACCTGGATCATATCCTGAAAGAGCTCGAGGCACACAAAGGGGAACCATTGGAGATGGAAGAAGCTGAGACGGCTGATTACTTTGTGAACGGGTATCGGGATTAA
- a CDS encoding MDR family MFS transporter, whose product MDQYQKRIVTALLIATFLAAIEVTVISTAMPSITQDLGGLDLISWVFAIYLLTYAVMTPIFGKLADLFGRKKIFITGATLFLIGSALCGFSQSMEQLIAFRALQGVGAGALMPMVFTIVGDVFRYEQRARAQAIIGSIWGIAGIFGPLVGGFTVDFFTWHWIFFMNIPFGLVSMYLIGRNLEEKLEKKKRSIDYGGAFTFMIGSGALLYALLSGGNEIAWNEPLMFGLLGTALVFLAVFIALQFRVKEPLVPVHLFKNRHLVTANANGLLLGMMLIGLTAYLPLWVQGVLELPATASGLTLIPMSLGWPLAAFYASRILGKFGAKAICMTGTGVIVLSTFGLTLISAGTPNWVLVVIMFFVGTGFGLSMTIFTVIVQSSVGWDNRGAAASSNAFLRTLGQTLGITILGTVLNQYIGGHTLNGATVAPDILGAGLHTVFILIFVLAALSFAVTSLLPKEEPEHARTSPAK is encoded by the coding sequence ATGGATCAATATCAGAAAAGAATTGTGACCGCACTTCTGATTGCCACATTCCTGGCGGCGATTGAAGTGACTGTCATCAGTACGGCAATGCCGAGCATCACTCAGGACCTGGGGGGACTGGACCTGATCAGCTGGGTGTTTGCCATTTACCTGCTTACATACGCCGTTATGACACCGATATTTGGAAAACTGGCCGACTTATTCGGCCGAAAAAAGATCTTTATCACCGGCGCTACGCTCTTTTTAATCGGCTCTGCTTTATGCGGGTTTTCCCAGTCGATGGAGCAGCTCATCGCCTTTCGGGCCCTGCAGGGCGTGGGGGCGGGGGCTCTCATGCCGATGGTGTTTACGATTGTCGGAGACGTGTTCCGTTACGAGCAGCGGGCCCGGGCCCAGGCGATTATCGGCTCGATCTGGGGGATTGCCGGCATATTCGGACCGCTCGTGGGCGGCTTTACGGTGGACTTCTTCACGTGGCACTGGATTTTCTTTATGAATATCCCATTCGGACTCGTTAGTATGTATCTGATCGGACGGAACCTGGAGGAAAAACTGGAAAAGAAAAAGCGCTCGATCGACTACGGCGGGGCGTTCACCTTTATGATTGGGAGCGGGGCTCTCCTATACGCTCTTCTGTCTGGCGGTAACGAAATCGCCTGGAACGAACCGCTAATGTTCGGTCTTCTCGGAACTGCGCTCGTCTTTCTGGCTGTTTTTATTGCACTTCAGTTCCGAGTTAAGGAACCGCTCGTGCCGGTGCACCTGTTTAAAAATCGGCATCTGGTGACCGCCAATGCAAACGGTCTCCTCTTAGGGATGATGCTGATCGGCCTGACGGCGTACCTGCCGCTCTGGGTGCAGGGCGTGCTCGAACTGCCTGCCACAGCTTCGGGACTGACACTGATCCCCATGAGTCTCGGTTGGCCGCTTGCGGCATTCTATGCAAGCCGGATTCTCGGGAAATTCGGTGCGAAAGCGATCTGTATGACCGGCACCGGCGTTATTGTCCTTAGTACGTTTGGTCTGACACTTATTTCCGCAGGGACGCCGAACTGGGTGCTCGTTGTGATCATGTTTTTCGTTGGAACCGGATTTGGTCTTTCCATGACGATCTTTACGGTCATCGTGCAGTCATCCGTCGGCTGGGATAACCGGGGCGCGGCTGCGAGTTCGAATGCGTTTCTGCGCACACTCGGTCAGACGCTCGGTATTACCATTCTTGGAACGGTGCTCAATCAGTACATCGGCGGCCACACTCTGAACGGTGCGACTGTGGCGCCGGATATTCTGGGAGCCGGCCTTCATACGGTGTTTATCCTGATCTTCGTACTTGCGGCTCTCAGTTTTGCCGTCACAAGCCTGCTGCCAAAAGAAGAACCTGAGCATGCACGGACCTCACCTGCAAAATAG
- a CDS encoding HIT family protein, whose translation MKQITIADGRTVEVECLSCALTRGLIKPDGGVVLETEYFHAHQDVAYPVRGLIILASKRHVTCLDELTEPERADYIHTMAKIRQAQRDVLGIEHVYYFYNEDTTHHFHTWMVPRYDWMYQFGRSVESVRPVLLHARNHMNDKDHIPRVRDAIKQLSAALR comes from the coding sequence ATGAAACAAATCACAATAGCTGACGGAAGAACCGTCGAGGTTGAGTGCCTGAGCTGCGCGCTGACACGCGGTCTGATCAAACCTGACGGCGGCGTTGTGCTCGAAACAGAGTACTTTCATGCCCATCAGGATGTGGCCTACCCGGTTAGAGGGCTGATTATTCTTGCCTCCAAGCGCCACGTCACCTGTCTCGATGAACTGACTGAACCTGAGCGCGCCGACTATATCCATACGATGGCAAAAATCCGTCAGGCACAACGGGACGTTCTCGGAATTGAGCACGTGTATTACTTCTATAACGAAGACACGACCCACCATTTTCATACGTGGATGGTGCCAAGGTACGACTGGATGTATCAATTCGGCCGCTCTGTGGAGTCAGTACGCCCCGTTCTGCTTCACGCGAGAAATCACATGAATGATAAAGATCATATCCCACGTGTTAGAGATGCGATTAAACAGCTGTCAGCAGCTTTACGGTAA
- a CDS encoding TIGR04104 family putative zinc finger protein, with protein sequence MKLPECWSCGHEYSYLQGLGFLFDRKCPNCREKQYVTTRSNYKSALPAGLLVCMPGFALLFLTDMSYPAYVLAVTGLFILSLLILPLLIETSEKQEPLV encoded by the coding sequence ATGAAACTGCCTGAATGCTGGTCCTGTGGCCACGAGTATTCCTATCTGCAGGGGCTGGGATTTCTGTTTGACAGAAAGTGTCCGAACTGCCGGGAAAAGCAGTATGTGACTACGAGAAGTAATTACAAGTCAGCACTGCCGGCCGGCCTCCTTGTATGTATGCCCGGATTTGCGCTGCTGTTCCTCACAGATATGAGTTACCCGGCATACGTTTTGGCGGTGACCGGCTTATTCATTCTATCGCTGCTGATTCTGCCGTTACTTATAGAGACTTCAGAAAAACAGGAGCCGCTCGTCTAA
- a CDS encoding S16 family serine protease, producing MPIAAGFIAGAIMYLSLFMLYINDVMNGFIFIGLLLIFCFFTVILFFFLRKRKRQTRFFTSALSVLLILLAFDFQLLEYESATYTATGYMEPIDLLEDSGLYLLPVRIEPVAFIEDKEWLMEGFEAQNIDIYHIEPITNQDRYVSKNRWLAAFAGFTRDGMTEMEENLTSYGYSGLAFAEDFFELDNLKGNSAGLALGLKAMYDRGELQNAVPIGITGAIERDGTVSAVGGIREKLLTSEAEGFSHVILPELNFAEAHAAKQNESLDVEIHGVRDIEHAADVIRELNGSR from the coding sequence ATGCCCATAGCAGCCGGATTCATTGCAGGAGCCATTATGTATCTCTCTCTTTTTATGCTGTACATAAATGATGTTATGAATGGTTTTATTTTCATCGGATTGCTGCTGATTTTCTGTTTTTTTACAGTGATTCTATTTTTCTTTTTGCGAAAACGAAAAAGACAGACACGCTTTTTCACCTCAGCCCTATCTGTTCTACTGATCCTCCTTGCATTCGATTTTCAGCTTCTTGAGTATGAGTCAGCAACCTATACGGCCACTGGTTATATGGAGCCAATAGATCTGCTCGAGGACTCGGGTCTGTACCTGCTCCCGGTGAGAATCGAACCTGTGGCCTTTATCGAAGACAAAGAATGGCTGATGGAAGGGTTCGAAGCCCAGAATATCGATATCTATCATATTGAACCGATCACAAATCAGGATCGTTATGTAAGCAAAAACAGGTGGCTGGCCGCATTTGCAGGGTTTACCAGAGACGGCATGACCGAAATGGAGGAGAATCTCACCTCCTACGGCTACAGCGGACTCGCGTTTGCAGAAGATTTTTTTGAACTTGATAACCTGAAAGGAAACAGTGCCGGGCTTGCCCTCGGACTCAAGGCAATGTATGACCGTGGCGAGCTTCAAAACGCCGTTCCGATCGGGATTACCGGTGCTATTGAGCGGGACGGGACGGTGTCAGCCGTCGGCGGCATCCGGGAAAAACTGCTCACGTCGGAAGCTGAAGGCTTCTCCCACGTGATTCTGCCTGAATTAAATTTTGCAGAAGCACATGCAGCGAAACAGAATGAATCTCTTGATGTAGAAATACATGGTGTGCGAGATATTGAACACGCAGCAGACGTGATTCGAGAATTGAATGGAAGCAGATAA
- a CDS encoding GNAT family N-acetyltransferase, which yields MTNKVRLVIPDVSWREEYLNFYRDWINSGEDIVPWVVEKDPSDFDAMVTFLHNNHNGINLKEGWVRDSTYWLANEEQRIVGAVNIRQALTPFLMNSGGHVGYGIRPGYRRKGYATTLLSLSLEKLRKLGVKDVLVVCDDVNEASRRTIQKNGGIRDRDFVEADGNVVNRFWIK from the coding sequence ATGACAAATAAAGTCAGACTCGTTATTCCGGACGTCTCCTGGCGCGAGGAATATCTGAATTTTTACCGGGACTGGATCAATAGCGGAGAGGACATCGTTCCCTGGGTCGTTGAAAAAGATCCGTCCGATTTTGACGCGATGGTGACGTTTCTCCATAACAATCATAATGGCATAAATCTGAAGGAGGGGTGGGTCAGGGATTCCACCTACTGGCTCGCAAACGAGGAGCAACGGATTGTAGGGGCAGTCAATATCCGTCAAGCCCTAACCCCGTTTCTCATGAACAGCGGGGGACACGTGGGGTATGGGATTCGTCCGGGATACAGAAGAAAAGGCTACGCGACAACGCTTCTCTCTCTGTCACTGGAAAAACTGCGCAAACTTGGTGTGAAAGATGTGCTTGTCGTATGTGACGATGTTAACGAAGCTTCGCGCCGGACCATCCAGAAAAATGGCGGGATCAGGGACAGGGATTTCGTGGAAGCAGACGGGAATGTCGTAAACCGGTTCTGGATCAAATAG
- a CDS encoding DinB family protein, translating into MEKQNLFGQLKFWRNFVMETLQDTSEESAYVIPDHFTNNLIWNAGHLLVTYDEYLFTIDGEKQMDEQYYKWFATGTSPAGWGENQPVKEDIMQKLEGQTSMIEDRFAGRLSEELPRPMPLEKTIEELLVFLISHETYHLGVMKSIQKHVKSEVH; encoded by the coding sequence ATGGAGAAGCAGAACCTGTTTGGCCAGTTGAAATTCTGGAGGAATTTTGTAATGGAAACACTTCAGGATACCTCAGAAGAAAGTGCTTATGTTATTCCTGATCATTTTACGAACAATCTGATTTGGAACGCCGGCCATTTGCTTGTTACCTACGATGAGTACCTATTTACAATTGATGGGGAAAAGCAAATGGACGAGCAGTACTATAAATGGTTTGCTACCGGTACCAGTCCCGCAGGCTGGGGAGAAAATCAGCCTGTAAAAGAAGACATCATGCAAAAGCTTGAGGGGCAGACGTCAATGATTGAAGATCGGTTTGCCGGCAGGCTGTCAGAGGAGCTGCCTCGGCCGATGCCGCTCGAAAAGACGATCGAAGAGCTGCTCGTATTTCTGATCAGCCATGAAACCTACCATCTCGGCGTGATGAAAAGCATCCAGAAACACGTAAAGAGTGAGGTACATTGA